AAATTTAATTTTTAACAGATTTCATCCAGTTTTCCTTCCAAAAAGTCAGGGACAAAGTGGGAGATGATTAGATCAGCACCGGCCCGTTTAATGGATAATAATGACTCATATATAGCTTCAGTGGTAAGGTATTCTGCTTCAATCCCTGCCCTGAGCATGGAATATTCACCACTAACCTGATAAGCAGCGGTGGGCATTCTGAACTCCTCTTTAACTGCTCGAATCACATCCAGGTAGGCCATGGCAGGTTTAATCATTATAATATCTGCTCCTTCCTTAAGATCCAACTCCACTTCCAGGAGAGCCTCTTCCACATTGGCCGGGTTCATCTGGTGGGTTTTACGATCCCCAAATGACGGAGCTGAGCAAACTGCATCCCGGAAAGGTGCATAGAAACTGGATGCATATTTGGCAGCGTAGGACATGATCAGCGTATCCTGAAAACCCCCATCATCTAACATTTCACGAATAGCTTCCACCCGACCATCCATCATATCAGAGGGGGCCACTATGTCCGCACCTGCTTCAGCATGCGAGAGGGCAGTTTTAGCTAACAGTCGCAGGCTTTCATCGTTGATGATCTCGCCGTTTTCCACTATTCCACAGTGACCATGGGTGGTGTACTGGCATAGGCAGACATCGGTGATAACTACCAGATCAGTTTCAGACTTCAGGCGTCGGACAGTCTGCTGGACTATGCCATCATCTGCATAGGCGGCTGTGCCCATTTCATCCTTCTCTTCAGGCATCCCAAATAATAGAACTGATTGAAGGCCTAATTTTTCCAACCGTTTTGCTTCCTCCACCGCGTCCTCCAGACTGTAACGGTACTGGCCAGGCATGGTGTCGATGTGTTCTCCAGCACCTTCCTCCAAATCTTCCTTTATAAACAGGGGGTAAATGAAGTCTTCAGCATTTAAAGTTGTTTCTCGAAGGATTTTCCTTATTTGGGAGGTTTTTCTTAGTCTACGCATTCGGCGGGTTGGGAAATGCATGTTATCACCATATTTCAGCTATTTATACTAATAAATTATGGATTGTTCCCTCTTATTGGATTATCCACTTAAATTATAACTCATAAAATATTTAATCCACTGATTAATTCAACAATAGGGGGATAATAATTGATAATCTGGTAAGTTCACCAGAAAATTCCTTATTCAATCAACTATTATCCTAATTTTTATTTAATTATATTTATTTTTAGCCATCATACCAACATTCAGGATTTTTTTTTAAATTAAAGGTTATTTATAAAATTAAAAAAATATAACTCATTAAAATAGTTTTATACTAATTTAATCTTTTCTGGATGTAAATGGCCATAGGAAAATCCTAAAAACCCGGACATACACTATTAATAAAACATCTAACATAATTAAATGGGGTATAAGAATGGGTGATATTAAAATTCTGGTGGTAGAGGATGATTCCATTGAGGCCCTGGATATTAAAAAAACTTTAGAATCCTTTGGTTACTCAGTTCCCCATGTGGCCAGCAAAGGGGAAGATGCCATCAGAAAGGCATATGAAGTAATGCCGGATCTAGTTTTGATGGATATAGTCTTGAAGGGAGATCTTAATGGTATTGAAGTTGCCCGGGAAATAAAAAAACTGGACATACCTATTATATTCTTAACAGCTCATTCCGAAGAAGGTATGGTTAAAAAAGCAATGTTCACAGGTCCTTATGGATATTTAATTAAACCATATAGTGCTATAGAGTTAAAATATGGTATTGAACTTGCTATTTATAAAAGTAATGCTGAAAAGGAACTTAAAGCTAGTGAATCCAAATATAATTCATTATTTGATAACCTGTTAAATGGGTTTGCCTACCATCAAATAATTGTTGATGATGAAAACTTTCCAGTTGATTTTGTCTTCCTTCGTA
This DNA window, taken from Methanobacterium subterraneum, encodes the following:
- the hemB gene encoding porphobilinogen synthase, which translates into the protein MHFPTRRMRRLRKTSQIRKILRETTLNAEDFIYPLFIKEDLEEGAGEHIDTMPGQYRYSLEDAVEEAKRLEKLGLQSVLLFGMPEEKDEMGTAAYADDGIVQQTVRRLKSETDLVVITDVCLCQYTTHGHCGIVENGEIINDESLRLLAKTALSHAEAGADIVAPSDMMDGRVEAIREMLDDGGFQDTLIMSYAAKYASSFYAPFRDAVCSAPSFGDRKTHQMNPANVEEALLEVELDLKEGADIIMIKPAMAYLDVIRAVKEEFRMPTAAYQVSGEYSMLRAGIEAEYLTTEAIYESLLSIKRAGADLIISHFVPDFLEGKLDEIC
- a CDS encoding response regulator, with translation MGDIKILVVEDDSIEALDIKKTLESFGYSVPHVASKGEDAIRKAYEVMPDLVLMDIVLKGDLNGIEVAREIKKLDIPIIFLTAHSEEGMVKKAMFTGPYGYLIKPYSAIELKYGIELAIYKSNAEKELKASESKYNSLFDNLLNGFAYHQIIVDDENFPVDFVFLRINKAFERLIKLKRKDIIGKRITELIPDIKDTNPELIEFCGQVALTGESNVFEMYFEQFKKFYSITTYSEEKGYFATIFEDISQRRIAEESLKESERRYRTILENVQDAYLRGIRKVV